A genomic window from Ursus arctos isolate Adak ecotype North America unplaced genomic scaffold, UrsArc2.0 scaffold_25, whole genome shotgun sequence includes:
- the JKAMP gene encoding JNK1/MAPK8-associated membrane protein isoform X1, translating to MAVDIQPACLGLYCGKTLLFKNGSTEIYGECGVCPRGQRTNAQKYCQPCTESPELYDWLYLGFMAMLPLVLHWFFIEWYSGKKSSSALFQHITALFECSMAAVITLLVSDPVGVLYIRSCRVLMLSDWYTMLYNPSPDYVTTVHCTHEAVYPLYTIVFIYYAFCLVLMMLLRPLLVKKIACGLGKSDRFKSIYAALYFFPILTVLQAVGGGLLYYAFPYIILVLSLVTLAVYMSASEIENCYDLLVRKKRLIVLFSHWLLHAYGIISISRVDKLEQDLPLLALVPTPALFYLFTAKFTEPSRILSEGANGH from the exons ATGG ctgtcgATATTCAACCAGCATGCCTTGGACTTTACTGTGGGAAGaccctattatttaaaaatggctCAACTGAAATATATGGAGAATGTGGG GTGTGTCCAAGAGGTCAGAGAACAAATGCGCAGAAATATTGTCAGCCGTGCACAGAATCTCCAGAACTTTATGACTGGCTGTATCTTGGATTTATGGCTATGCTTCCCCTTGTTTTACATTGGTTCTTCATTGAATGGTACTCGGGGAAAAAGAG TTCCAGTGCGCTTTTCCAGCACATCACTGCATTATTCGAATGTAGTATGGCAGCTGTTATCACCTTACTTGTGAGTGATCCGGTTGGCGTTCTTTATATCCGTTCATGTCGAGTACTGATGCTTTCTGACTGGTACACAATGCTTTACAACCCAAGTCCCGATTACGTTACCACAGTGCACTGTACTCATGAAGCTGTTTACCCGCT atacACCATTGTATTTATCTATTACGCATTCTGCTTGGTATTGATGATGCTGCTCCGACCCCTTCTGGTAAAGAAGATTGCCTGTGGGTTAGGAAAGTCTGATcgatttaaaagtatttatgctGCACTTTACTTCTTCCCAATTTTAACTGTGCTTCAGGCAGTTGGCGGAGGCCTTTTAT attatGCTTTCCCGTACATTATATTGGTATTATCTTTGGTTACTCTGGCTGTGTACATGTCAGCTTCTGAAATAGAG aattGCTATGACCTTCTGGTGAGAAAGAAAAGACTTATTGTTCTCTTCAGCCACTGGTTACTTCACGCCTATGGAATAATCTCCATTTCCAGAGTGGACAAACTCGAGCAGGATCTACCCCTTTTGGCTTTGGTCCCCACGCCAGCTCTTTTTTACTTGTTCACTGCGAAATTTACCGAGCCTTCACGGATACTCTCTGAAGGAGCCAATGGACACTGA
- the JKAMP gene encoding JNK1/MAPK8-associated membrane protein isoform X3 — MAMLPLVLHWFFIEWYSGKKSSSALFQHITALFECSMAAVITLLVSDPVGVLYIRSCRVLMLSDWYTMLYNPSPDYVTTVHCTHEAVYPLYTIVFIYYAFCLVLMMLLRPLLVKKIACGLGKSDRFKSIYAALYFFPILTVLQAVGGGLLYYAFPYIILVLSLVTLAVYMSASEIENCYDLLVRKKRLIVLFSHWLLHAYGIISISRVDKLEQDLPLLALVPTPALFYLFTAKFTEPSRILSEGANGH; from the exons ATGGCTATGCTTCCCCTTGTTTTACATTGGTTCTTCATTGAATGGTACTCGGGGAAAAAGAG TTCCAGTGCGCTTTTCCAGCACATCACTGCATTATTCGAATGTAGTATGGCAGCTGTTATCACCTTACTTGTGAGTGATCCGGTTGGCGTTCTTTATATCCGTTCATGTCGAGTACTGATGCTTTCTGACTGGTACACAATGCTTTACAACCCAAGTCCCGATTACGTTACCACAGTGCACTGTACTCATGAAGCTGTTTACCCGCT atacACCATTGTATTTATCTATTACGCATTCTGCTTGGTATTGATGATGCTGCTCCGACCCCTTCTGGTAAAGAAGATTGCCTGTGGGTTAGGAAAGTCTGATcgatttaaaagtatttatgctGCACTTTACTTCTTCCCAATTTTAACTGTGCTTCAGGCAGTTGGCGGAGGCCTTTTAT attatGCTTTCCCGTACATTATATTGGTATTATCTTTGGTTACTCTGGCTGTGTACATGTCAGCTTCTGAAATAGAG aattGCTATGACCTTCTGGTGAGAAAGAAAAGACTTATTGTTCTCTTCAGCCACTGGTTACTTCACGCCTATGGAATAATCTCCATTTCCAGAGTGGACAAACTCGAGCAGGATCTACCCCTTTTGGCTTTGGTCCCCACGCCAGCTCTTTTTTACTTGTTCACTGCGAAATTTACCGAGCCTTCACGGATACTCTCTGAAGGAGCCAATGGACACTGA
- the JKAMP gene encoding JNK1/MAPK8-associated membrane protein isoform X2 yields MACLGLYCGKTLLFKNGSTEIYGECGVCPRGQRTNAQKYCQPCTESPELYDWLYLGFMAMLPLVLHWFFIEWYSGKKSSSALFQHITALFECSMAAVITLLVSDPVGVLYIRSCRVLMLSDWYTMLYNPSPDYVTTVHCTHEAVYPLYTIVFIYYAFCLVLMMLLRPLLVKKIACGLGKSDRFKSIYAALYFFPILTVLQAVGGGLLYYAFPYIILVLSLVTLAVYMSASEIENCYDLLVRKKRLIVLFSHWLLHAYGIISISRVDKLEQDLPLLALVPTPALFYLFTAKFTEPSRILSEGANGH; encoded by the exons ATGG CATGCCTTGGACTTTACTGTGGGAAGaccctattatttaaaaatggctCAACTGAAATATATGGAGAATGTGGG GTGTGTCCAAGAGGTCAGAGAACAAATGCGCAGAAATATTGTCAGCCGTGCACAGAATCTCCAGAACTTTATGACTGGCTGTATCTTGGATTTATGGCTATGCTTCCCCTTGTTTTACATTGGTTCTTCATTGAATGGTACTCGGGGAAAAAGAG TTCCAGTGCGCTTTTCCAGCACATCACTGCATTATTCGAATGTAGTATGGCAGCTGTTATCACCTTACTTGTGAGTGATCCGGTTGGCGTTCTTTATATCCGTTCATGTCGAGTACTGATGCTTTCTGACTGGTACACAATGCTTTACAACCCAAGTCCCGATTACGTTACCACAGTGCACTGTACTCATGAAGCTGTTTACCCGCT atacACCATTGTATTTATCTATTACGCATTCTGCTTGGTATTGATGATGCTGCTCCGACCCCTTCTGGTAAAGAAGATTGCCTGTGGGTTAGGAAAGTCTGATcgatttaaaagtatttatgctGCACTTTACTTCTTCCCAATTTTAACTGTGCTTCAGGCAGTTGGCGGAGGCCTTTTAT attatGCTTTCCCGTACATTATATTGGTATTATCTTTGGTTACTCTGGCTGTGTACATGTCAGCTTCTGAAATAGAG aattGCTATGACCTTCTGGTGAGAAAGAAAAGACTTATTGTTCTCTTCAGCCACTGGTTACTTCACGCCTATGGAATAATCTCCATTTCCAGAGTGGACAAACTCGAGCAGGATCTACCCCTTTTGGCTTTGGTCCCCACGCCAGCTCTTTTTTACTTGTTCACTGCGAAATTTACCGAGCCTTCACGGATACTCTCTGAAGGAGCCAATGGACACTGA